GAAGGTGAGTGAGGTGACGAAGGGAGAATTTGTCGATTTGGTCATCCAATGCGTCAACGTTCCCGATGCGGAGATGGCGGCTATTTTAAGCGTCCGGGACGGCGGGAAAATCTATTTCTTCAGTATGGCCACCCGCTTTACCGCAGCTGCCTTGGGGGCTGAAGGGGTGGGCAAAGAGGTGGAGATGCTCATCGGCAACGGCTATACTCCGGGGCACGCGGAGCTTGCCCTGGAGATCTTCAGGGAATCGCCCCCCTTACTGGAGCTCTTCAAGAGGAGGTACGGAGGGAAATAGAAAAGGCTTCGTTATCGGCGAGTGTTTTGATCCGGTGGATCAATCGTCGAAAAAATTTGAAATGGAGGGATGAAATTGCGTCACTGGAAAGAGATTCCCCTGTGGAACGATGTGGCGGAAGAAGAATGGAACGATTGGATGTGGCAGCTGACGCATACGATCAGAAAGGTGGAGGATTTAAAGCAGGTCGTCAACCTTACTCCGGATGAGGAGGAAGGGGTGCGCATCTCGACGATGACCATTCCTCTCAATATTACGCCCTATTATGCTTCTCTGATGGATCCGGATGATCCCACCGATCCGATCCGCATGCAGTCGGTGCCCATCTCCCATGAATTGCTACGCACTCCCTATGACATGCCCGACCCACTTCTTGAAGATACCGACTCGCCGGTTCCGGGGATTACCCACCGCTATCCCGACCGGGTTCTCTTCCTCATCACCAATCAGTGTTCCATGTATTGTCGTTACTGCACTCGGCGCCGTTTCTCCGGCCAAATTGGGCTAGGCGTCTCCCGGCAGCAGATGGATCGGGGAATCGCCTATATCCGGGAGCATCCGGAGATCCGCGATGTTCTCTTATCGGGCGGGGATGCCCTTTTGGTGAATGACCACATCCTGGAGTATTTGCTGAAAAATCTCCGCGCCATCCCTCATGTGGAGATCATCCGCATCGGGACCCGGGCTCCGGTGGTCTTCCCCCAGCGGATCACGGAAAACCTCGCTTCCATCTTGAAAAAATATCATCCGATCTGGCTCAACACCCATTTCAACCATCCGAAGGAGATTACCAAGGAGGCGGCGGAAGCCTGCGATCGGCTTTCCATGGCAGGGATCCCGTTAGGGAACCAGTCGGTCATCTTGGCCGGCATAAACGATGACCCTTACATCATGAAAAATCTGATGCATGAGCTGGTAAAGATCCGGGTTCGCCCCTATTACATTTATCAATGCGATCTTTCGGAAGGAATCGGTCATTTTCGTGCTCCTATCTCCAAAGGATTGGAGATCATCGAATTCCTTCGAGGGCATACCAGCGGTTATGCGGTCCCCACTTTCGTGGTGGATGCTCCGGGAGGAGGCGGAAAAATCCCCTTATCTCCCACCTATATCCTCTCCCAAAGCCCTACGAAAACGGTTCTTCGCAACTTCGAAGGGGTGATCACCTCTTATCCGGAGCCGGAATTTTATAAACCGACGAAAAAGTATTATAAAGAAGAGATTTACCGGAAGGGAAAAGAGAGACACGCGGTGGGGATCGCATCGATTCTCCGGGATGAACGGATCAATCTGGAGCCGGGGGTGTTAGACCGGAAAGAACGACGCACCGGGATGGGATTAAAGACAAAATCGATGGATATCTTGGCCCAAGAGGCGGAAGAGCGGGCGGAACGGGCGAAATCGGGCGCCCCTTCCGTTCGCTGAGGGAGTTACCGGGCAAAAAGGGTTTTTGGGAAAATCGTCTGGGTTCGGTGAGTGGGCAGGGAACCCAGGTTTTCGGGCAAAAAAGGTTGAGGAAATGGGGTTGGTGCTGCGAATGAGGATCTCGGAAAGTTTCCCACCCGGGATACGAACGGTAAGCATCATCGGAATGAGCAAAAATGCCGGAAAGACCACTCTCTTTAATCAATTGCTGCAGGAATATGGGGAGGGAAAGCGGGTCGTCGGCTTGGTGAGCGCAGGAGTGGACGGGGAGAAGTTTGATGTTTGGAATGCATTGCCGAAACCGGCCGTTCTCCCCCATCCCGGGAGTTTGGTGGCGACCAGTAAACAAGCGATCGAAGAAGCGGAAGCTCGGTTCGAGATCATCGAAAAGGTGAAGGATTCTTCGATCGGCCAGGAGGTTCTCCTGGCTAGGACCCTACGGAGCGGGGCGGTAAAATTGATCGGCAATCCTTCACGACGGGATTTGCGGCGTGTGCTTCAAGCCTTCCGAACCTATCGGACGGAGGTGAACCTGATCGACGGCGCCTATAACCGCATCGCTTCCGCCGACCCTTCCTTCACCGACGGAATGTTGCTCGTCGCCGGCGCTTCATACCATCCCTCTCTCCCTCTCCTCCTCGATCATTTGCGGGACCTAATCTTTCAGTTTACCCTGCCTTCCCTTACTCCCGGACCCTGGATCGCGTCGGCTCTTCCTGATCTGGAAAGGGGGAATGCCGTCTTTCTCCCGTCTCCTGAAGCAGAACCCCTGGCGCTGGATTATCCTTTTCGCGGAGACTGG
The DNA window shown above is from Thermicanus aegyptius DSM 12793 and carries:
- the ablA gene encoding lysine 2,3-aminomutase, with translation MKLRHWKEIPLWNDVAEEEWNDWMWQLTHTIRKVEDLKQVVNLTPDEEEGVRISTMTIPLNITPYYASLMDPDDPTDPIRMQSVPISHELLRTPYDMPDPLLEDTDSPVPGITHRYPDRVLFLITNQCSMYCRYCTRRRFSGQIGLGVSRQQMDRGIAYIREHPEIRDVLLSGGDALLVNDHILEYLLKNLRAIPHVEIIRIGTRAPVVFPQRITENLASILKKYHPIWLNTHFNHPKEITKEAAEACDRLSMAGIPLGNQSVILAGINDDPYIMKNLMHELVKIRVRPYYIYQCDLSEGIGHFRAPISKGLEIIEFLRGHTSGYAVPTFVVDAPGGGGKIPLSPTYILSQSPTKTVLRNFEGVITSYPEPEFYKPTKKYYKEEIYRKGKERHAVGIASILRDERINLEPGVLDRKERRTGMGLKTKSMDILAQEAEERAERAKSGAPSVR